The following coding sequences lie in one Monomorium pharaonis isolate MP-MQ-018 chromosome 1, ASM1337386v2, whole genome shotgun sequence genomic window:
- the LOC105834605 gene encoding uncharacterized protein K02A2.6-like — MQGGKICSKIDLKEAYAQVPVSTESKKYLTISTHKGLFEPHKLPCGIASAPGFFQKQMEQILSGISNVYIFLDDIVIKGVNDEDNLKTTGKVFDVLSECELKLRKEKCCLLKEKIRYLGVEIDAEGIHVLKDRVEAIDRAPHPKNIKKLQAFLGTINYYGKFVRDRSTKLQPLHACLQKNRFEWIEDCQKAFEQAKKDLKLAEVLINYDPKKELILTCDASDYGLFAVLSHPTPDGYRPIAFASKTLLASEKKYAPIDKKARAIIFGVRKYYDYLYGRDFILRTDNQPLARILGSKRGIPIMAARRLQSYVIFLSAFRFRVEYVPLTKNVADGFSRLPMPEKKTKENKAEMTYLKYVVDQNFVCFDYKQIARETRRDKELTQTTKYIMLGWPHRKNIPDHLQKYEIRKDELTIEENCLMWGYHVIIPKKLQEEVLSELHATHVGIVRIKSIARSFFWWPRIDQDIERRARSCKECAETRDAPPKSLARV; from the coding sequence ATGCAAGGAGGTAAAATCTGTTCCAAAATCGATCTGAAAGAGGCTTACGCACAAGTTCCCGTAAGCACAgaatcaaaaaaatatctcacAATAAGCACGCACAAAGGGTTGTTCGAACCACATAAATTACCGTGTGGAATCGCCTCAGCACCAgggttttttcaaaaacaaatggAACAGATTTTATCCGGCATATCaaacgtttatatttttctggATGATATTGTAATTAAGGGAGTTAATGACGAAGACAATTTAAAAACCACAGGGAAAGTATTTGATGTACTAAGCGAATGCGAACTTAAACTGCGAAAAGAGAAATGTTGTctgttgaaagaaaaaatccGTTACTTAGGAGTCGAAATCGATGCGGAAGGTATACATGTACTAAAGGATAGGGTAGAAGCAATCGATCGGGCCCCACatccaaaaaatataaagaaattacagGCATTTTTGGgcactattaattattatggaaaattCGTTAGAGATCGGAGTACAAAATTGCAGCCATTGCACGCATGCCTTCAGAAAAACAGATTTGAGTGGATAGAAGATTGTCAAAAAGCGTTTGAACAagcaaaaaaagatttaaaattggcagaagtattaataaattacgatCCAAAAAAAGAACTTATCTTGACATGCGACGCGTCCGATTATGGCTTATTTGCCGTATTATCGCATCCCACACCGGACGGGTACCGACCGATCGCATTCGCGTCAAAAACGTTACTAGCGAGCGAAAAAAAGTATGCACCAATAGATAAAAAAGCGAGAGCGATTATTTTCGGCGTGCGGAAATATTACGATTACTTATACGGtcgcgattttattttaagaacagACAATCAGCCGTTAGCTCGCATATTAGGATCAAAAAGAGGAATTCCAATTATGGCAGCACGAAGGCTGCAAAGCTACGTTATATTCTTGTCCGCGTTCCGATTCCGCGTAGAATACGTACCATTAACGAAAAACGTGGCCGACGGATTCTCAAGACTACCAATGCCCGAGAAGAAAACAAAGGAAAACAAAGCGGAGatgacatatttaaaatacgtgGTCGATCAAAACTTCGTATGCTTCGATTACAAACAAATCGCAAGAGAAACTAGACGAGATAAAGAATTAACACAGACAACAAAGTACATCATGCTAGGGTGGCCACACCGAAAAAACATACCAGATCATCTACAAAAGTACGAAATCCGGAAGGACGAACTAACAATAGAAGAGAATTGCCTAATGTGGGGCTACCATGTTATTATACCAAAGAAATTACAAGAAGAAGTACTCAGCGAACTGCACGCGACGCATGTAGGAATAGTCAGAATAAAATCAATCGCAAGATCATTCTTCTGGTGGCCGAGAATTGACCAAGACATTGAAAGACGTGCACGTAGTTGCAAGGAATGCGCTGAGACACGAGACGCACCACCAAAATCACTAGCGAGAGTTTAG